One stretch of Halapricum desulfuricans DNA includes these proteins:
- the rpiA gene encoding ribose-5-phosphate isomerase RpiA, whose amino-acid sequence MKRGGTDEQKRAAGESAVDAVADGIVVGLGTGSTTAYAIRELGRRVDAGLDIEGIPTSYQSRQLAREAGIPLTTLDDARPEVAIDGADQVADGTLIKGGGAAHAREKLVDAAADRLLVVVDPTKESDVLDHPVPVEVLPDARRTVADAVADLGGDPQLRAAERKDGPVVTDNGNLVLDCDFGEIGDPATLASDLSALPGVLEHGLFVDLADEIHCGTVDGVRVTRL is encoded by the coding sequence ATGAAACGCGGGGGCACGGACGAGCAGAAGCGCGCCGCGGGCGAATCGGCGGTCGACGCCGTCGCCGACGGCATAGTCGTCGGTCTCGGAACGGGAAGCACGACTGCCTACGCGATCCGCGAACTCGGCAGGCGCGTCGACGCTGGGCTGGACATCGAGGGGATCCCGACCTCCTATCAGTCGCGACAGCTGGCCCGCGAGGCCGGGATTCCGCTGACGACGCTTGACGACGCGAGGCCCGAGGTAGCGATCGACGGGGCGGATCAGGTCGCCGACGGGACACTGATTAAGGGCGGCGGAGCAGCACACGCCCGCGAGAAGCTCGTCGACGCGGCCGCCGACCGGCTGCTCGTGGTCGTCGACCCGACGAAGGAATCGGACGTCCTCGATCACCCGGTGCCGGTCGAGGTGCTCCCGGACGCCCGCCGGACCGTCGCGGACGCGGTGGCCGACCTCGGCGGCGACCCGCAACTGCGGGCGGCCGAGCGCAAGGACGGCCCGGTCGTCACGGACAACGGCAACCTCGTGCTGGACTGTGACTTCGGCGAGATCGGAGACCCGGCGACGCTGGCGAGCGACCTCTCGGCGCTACCGGGCGTGCTCGAACACGGCCTGTTCGTCGATCTGGCCGACGAGATCCACTGCGGGACGGTCGACGGCGTTCGCGTGACTCGCCTCTAG
- a CDS encoding DUF7518 family protein, whose amino-acid sequence MCGNRVEELEEQVNQLQATVDGLTDELVECKVRIRELENAVDTDMGFSPASSETDSETEPPSAEEPNTEEADSTDEHDEELETDGDSDIIIA is encoded by the coding sequence ATGTGCGGCAATCGCGTCGAAGAGCTCGAAGAGCAGGTCAATCAACTGCAGGCGACCGTCGACGGGCTGACCGACGAACTGGTCGAGTGCAAGGTTCGCATCCGCGAACTCGAGAACGCTGTCGACACCGACATGGGGTTCAGCCCGGCCTCGTCGGAGACTGACTCGGAGACGGAGCCGCCTTCGGCCGAAGAACCTAACACCGAGGAAGCCGACTCAACGGACGAACACGACGAGGAACTGGAGACGGACGGCGATTCGGACATCATCATCGCATGA